In Juglans microcarpa x Juglans regia isolate MS1-56 chromosome 7D, Jm3101_v1.0, whole genome shotgun sequence, the following are encoded in one genomic region:
- the LOC121238565 gene encoding SPX domain-containing protein 3-like translates to MKFGKRLKQQMQQTLPGWRDKFLSYKELKQLVRQISSSPTQSNGSLEYGKAEKEFVYLLNNEIEKFNAFFMEQEEDFVIRHKELQQRIQRVVDIWGQNGSQPSEANYKDVMAKIRKDIVDFHGEMVLLVNYSNVNYTGLAKILKKYDKRTGGLLRLPFIQKVLQQPFFTTDLISKLVKECESTIEAVFPAEDGKKTRQPKQAITVAEEGIFRNTVAALQTMQDIRRGSSTYGHFSLPPLNLPDSDLTQSIQLISPIPII, encoded by the exons ATGAAGTTTGGGAAACGGCTGAAACAACAAATGCAACAAACGTTGCCGGGGTGGCGGGACAAGTTCCTGTCGTACAAGGAGTTGAAGCAGCTTGTTCGGCAGATATCTTCGTCTCCGACGCAGTCGAATGGGTCGCTAGAGTACGGAAAGGCCGAAAAGGAGTTTGTGTACTTGCTGAACAATGAGATCGAGAAGTTCAACGCGTTCTTCATGGAGCAGGAAGAGGATTTCGTTATCCGGCATAAG GAGTTGCAACAGAGGATCCAGAGGGTGGTTGATATATGGGGACAGAATGGGAGTCAGCCTTCAGAGGCAAATTATAAAGATGTGATGGCAAAAATCAGGAAAGATATCGTTGATTTTCACGGTGAAATGGTGCTTTTAGTAAACTACAGCAATGTCAATTACACAG GGCTGGCCAAGATCTTAAAGAAGTATGACAAGCGAACAGGAGGCCTTTTGCGTTTGCCATTCATTCAGAAGGTATTGCAGCAGCCATTTTTCACAACAGATCTTATTTCGAAACTGGTGAAGGAATGCGAAAGCACCATAGAAGCAGTATTCCCAGCTGAGGATGGAAAGAAAACTAGACAACCAAAACAAGCCATAACAGTTGCTGAAGAAGGAATTTTCAGGAACACTGTTGCAGCCTTGCAGACAATGCAAGACATCAGAAGAGGAAGCTCTACTTATGGTCACTTCTCTCTGCCTCCTCTGAACTTGCCGGACTCCGACCTCACTCAGTCAATCCAACTCATCTCTCCTATTCCCATTATCTAA
- the LOC121238569 gene encoding vesicle-associated protein 1-2 isoform X1 gives MSTGELLSIEPQELQFPFELRKQISSSLQLSNKTDNYVAFKVKTTNPKKYCVRPNTGIVLPRSTCDVIVTMQAQKEAPPDMQCKDKFLLQSVVTGAGATVKDITPEMFNKESGHNVEESKLRVVYVAPPRPPSPVREGSEEGSSPRASVSDNGNLNASEFTPASRAHVERHEPQDNSSEARTLISKLTEEKNSAVQQNNKLLQELELLRREANKSRGGISLIYVLLVGLVGIILGYLLKKT, from the exons ATGAGTACCGGCGAGCTTCTCAGCATCGAGCCTCAAGAGCTCCAATTCCCTT ttgagttgaGGAAGCAGATCTCGAGCTCTCTGCAGTTGTCCAATAAGACCGATAATTATGTGGCATTCAAG GTGAAGACGACAAATCCAAAGAAGTACTGTGTGAGACCCAATACTGGAATTGTGTTGCCGAGGTCTACCTGCGATGTTATAG TTACAATGCAAGCACAGAAGGAGGCCCCGCCGGACATGCAATGCAAGGACAAGTTCCTGCTACAAAGCGTGGTCACAGGTGCCGGAGCTACCGTGAAGGATATAACCCCAGAAATG TTCAATAAGGAGTCAGGGCATAACGTCGAGGAGTCCAAATTGAGGGTTGTTTATGTTGCTCCACCGCGACCCCCATCGCCTGTTCGAGAAGGGTCAGAGGAAGGTTCTTCACCAAGGGCTTCGGTATCCGATAATGGGAATCTGAATGCTTCTGAATTTACACCT GCTTCAAGAGCTCATGTGGAGCGACATGAGCCCCAGGATAACTCGTCTGAG GCAAGGACTCTTATTTCGAAGCTGACTGAGGAGAAAAATTCTGCTGTTCAGCAAAATAACAAGCTCCTGCAAGAACTG GAGCTCTTGAGGCGTGAAGCCAATAAAAGCCGCGGTGGTATCTCGCTTATATACGTGCTTCTTGTTGGCTTGGTTGGCATCATCTTGGGGTATCTTCTTAAGAAGACATAA
- the LOC121238566 gene encoding probable serine/threonine-protein kinase PBL12: protein MDSTKLQVFTSEDLKAFTNNFNEKNLVGVIQFGKLYSGKIKGGMNGEEARDVTVKTWDRKSESTPLAYDECLTVKEEVEFLTNPAMNSHPSLAKLIGYCCDEVKGVVYDISPRDTLHNLMVKDYLNWQQRMNVILELARLLKFLHGQDKPYLVFSINASHIMLDWDLNPKLIDFGLIGKWVIGEMSAKKKQITIPTRCIDPYFALRGGEWGTSCEVYSFGVILLGLIAKRISEWDKQEQADRVLENLLHVWAKMEYKPQSSLVHKSLQEDWGYHAADGIAITELGMHCIEFFPLNRPTMKDVVERLENLLMFQRLGDSRSHKRDKKF, encoded by the exons ATGGATTCAACAAAGCTACAAGTGTTCACATCGGAGGACTTGAAAGCTTTCACCAATAATTTCAACGAGAAGAACCTGGTTGGTGTTATCCAGTTTGGAAAATTATATTCAGGAAAGATTAAAGGAGGCATGAATGGAGAAGAAGCCCGAGATGTGACGGTAAAGACGTGGGATAGGAAATCCGAATCCACGCCCCTCGCATATGATGAGTGCTTGACGGTCAAA GAAGAAGTAGAATTTTTAACAAATCCTGCAATGAATAGTCATCCCAGCTTGGCAAAACTGATTGGTTATTGCTGTGATGAAGTAAAGGGTGTTGTTTATGATATCAGTCCACGAGATACACTGCATAACCTAATGGTCAAAG ATTATCTCAACTGGCAACAGAGGATGAATGTTATTCTTGAACTTGCACGCCTCCTTAAATTTCTTCATGGACAGGACAAACCGTATCTGGTCTTTAGTATCAATGCATCTCATATAATGCTCGATTGG GATCTCAATccaaaattaattgattttggATTAATTGGCAAATGGGTCATTGGTGAAATGAGTGCCAAAAAGAAGCAAATAACAATACCTACTCGCTGTATTGATCCATATTTTGCTCTACGAG GAGGTGAATGGGGAACAAGCTGTGAAGTGTATTCATTTGGTGTTATTCTCCTGGGACTAATAGCCAAAAGAATTTCTGAATGGGATAAACAGGAACAAGCTGACCGGGTACTCGAAAACCTGCTACATGTTTGGGCTAAGATGGAATATAAGCCCCAGAGTTCTCTTGTCCACAAATCCCTGCAAGAAGACTGGGGCTATCATGCTGCAGATGGTATTGCAATTACTGAGTTGGGGATGCATTGCATTGAGTTCTTTCCATTGAACCGTCCTACCATGAAAGATGTTGTCGAGCGACTTGAAAATTTACTTATGTTTCAACGTCTTGGTGATTCAAGATCTCACAAAAGGGACAAGAAGTTTTAA
- the LOC121238569 gene encoding vesicle-associated protein 1-2 isoform X2, producing the protein MSTGELLSIEPQELQFPFELRKQISSSLQLSNKTDNYVAFKVKTTNPKKYCVRPNTGIVLPRSTCDVIVTMQAQKEAPPDMQCKDKFLLQSVVTGAGATVKDITPEMESGHNVEESKLRVVYVAPPRPPSPVREGSEEGSSPRASVSDNGNLNASEFTPASRAHVERHEPQDNSSEARTLISKLTEEKNSAVQQNNKLLQELELLRREANKSRGGISLIYVLLVGLVGIILGYLLKKT; encoded by the exons ATGAGTACCGGCGAGCTTCTCAGCATCGAGCCTCAAGAGCTCCAATTCCCTT ttgagttgaGGAAGCAGATCTCGAGCTCTCTGCAGTTGTCCAATAAGACCGATAATTATGTGGCATTCAAG GTGAAGACGACAAATCCAAAGAAGTACTGTGTGAGACCCAATACTGGAATTGTGTTGCCGAGGTCTACCTGCGATGTTATAG TTACAATGCAAGCACAGAAGGAGGCCCCGCCGGACATGCAATGCAAGGACAAGTTCCTGCTACAAAGCGTGGTCACAGGTGCCGGAGCTACCGTGAAGGATATAACCCCAGAAATG GAGTCAGGGCATAACGTCGAGGAGTCCAAATTGAGGGTTGTTTATGTTGCTCCACCGCGACCCCCATCGCCTGTTCGAGAAGGGTCAGAGGAAGGTTCTTCACCAAGGGCTTCGGTATCCGATAATGGGAATCTGAATGCTTCTGAATTTACACCT GCTTCAAGAGCTCATGTGGAGCGACATGAGCCCCAGGATAACTCGTCTGAG GCAAGGACTCTTATTTCGAAGCTGACTGAGGAGAAAAATTCTGCTGTTCAGCAAAATAACAAGCTCCTGCAAGAACTG GAGCTCTTGAGGCGTGAAGCCAATAAAAGCCGCGGTGGTATCTCGCTTATATACGTGCTTCTTGTTGGCTTGGTTGGCATCATCTTGGGGTATCTTCTTAAGAAGACATAA
- the LOC121238567 gene encoding uncharacterized protein LOC121238567 — protein sequence MSTLTFPHIHPGSFKFFKSSNVLHLNFPQIRIRHPPVCCTKSTPWEPSLPVTYAPTETAADNLLKKTTNIFDTLSSENTAEVALTSAKELTNTSNQPLVQLQFLKWPMWLLGPSLLLATGMIPTLWLPISSIFLGPNIASLLSLIGLDCIFNLGATLFLLMADSCARPKQPTQASKSKAPFTYQFWNMVATVTGFIIPLMMLYGSQKGFLQPQLSFLQPQPSFITSAVLLGPYFLLLFVQILTEMLTWHWQSPVWLVTPVVYEAYRVLQLMRGLKLGAELSAPAWIMHVIRGLVCWWVLILGVQLMRVAWFAGFTSRAPQQQTSAADS from the coding sequence ATGTCAACTCTTACTTTTCCCCACATCCATCCTGGAagctttaaattttttaaatcctcaaaTGTGCTCCATCTCAACTTCCCTCAAATTCGAATTAGACACCCCCCTGTTTGCTGCACAAAATCGACTCCGTGGGAACCTTCTTTACCAGTCACGTATGCTCCCACTGAGACTGCTGCTGACAACTTGTTGAAGAAAACCACCAACATATTTGATACCCTTAGTTCTGAGAACACAGCTGAAGTTGCATTAACCAGCGCCAAAGAGCTCACCAACACAAGTAATCAGCCATTGGTGCAGCTTCAGTTCCTCAAATGGCCGATGTGGCTTCTGGGCCCTTCTCTCCTACTTGCTACAGGCATGATTCCGACCTTGTGGCTCCCAATATCTTCCATCTTCCTTGGGCCTAACATAGCCAGCTTGCTTTCATTGATCGGACTTGATTGCATTTTCAATCTTGGCGCAACCCTTTTTCTCCTCATGGCTGATTCCTGTGCCCGTCCAAAGCAACCAACACAGGCGAGCAAAAGTAAAGCTCCTTTTACATACCAATTTTGGAACATGGTTGCTACTGTAACAGGATTTATTATTCCATTGATGATGCTATATGGATCCCAAAAGGGTTTCCTTCAACCGCAACTATCCTTCCTTCAACCGCAACCATCTTTCATCACATCTGCTGTTCTATTGGGTCCCTACTTTCTGCTTCTGTTCGTACAAATTTTGACTGAGATGCTCACATGGCATTGGCAGTCACCCGTTTGGCTGGTGACCCCTGTTGTGTATGAGGCTTACCGTGTACTGCAGCTGATGAGGGGGTTGAAGCTTGGGGCTGAACTCAGTGCGCCAGCATGGATTATGCATGTGATCCGGGGGTTGGTATGCTGGTGGGTGCTGATTCTAGGTGTGCAGCTCATGAGGGTGGCTTGGTTTGCTGGTTTCACTTCTCGAGCTCCTCAACAACAGACTTCTGCCGCTGATAGTTAG